A segment of the Oncorhynchus tshawytscha isolate Ot180627B unplaced genomic scaffold, Otsh_v2.0 Un_contig_1724_pilon_pilon, whole genome shotgun sequence genome:
tctctctctctctctctctgtgtctctctctctctctgtgtccctgtctctctctctctctgtgtccctgtctctctctctctctgtgtccctgtctctctctctctctctgtgtccctgtctctctctctctctctctgtgtccctgtctctctctctctgtgtccctgtctgtctctctctcgctgtgtccctgtctctctctctctctctgtgtccctgtctctctctctttctctgtgtccctgtctctctctctttctctgtgtccctgtctctctctctctctctgtgtccctgtctctctctctctctgtgtccctgtctctctctctctgtgtcccggtctctctctctcgctccctgtgcgTCCCTGtgcgtctctctcgctccctgtgcgtccctgtctctctctctcgctccctgtgcgTCCCTGTGCGTCTCTCTCGCCCCTTCTTGtcgctcccctgtctctctctctcgctccctgtgcgtccctgtctctctctcgctccctgtgcgtccctgtctctctctctcgctccctgtgcgTCCCTgtcgtctctctcgctccctgtgcgTCCCTGtgcgtctctctcgctccctgtgcgtccctgtctctctctctcgttccctgtgcgtccctgtctctctctctcgctccctgtgcgtccctgtctctctctctcgctccctgtgcgtccctgtctctctctctcgctccctgtgcgtccccgtctctctctctcgctccctgtgcgttccccgtctctctctctctcgctccctgtgcgTCCCTgtgcgtctctctcgctctctgtgcgtccctgtctctctctgtgcaggAGGACAGGATGCGTCGGGGAGATGACCTGAGACTCCAGATGGCACTCGAGGAGAGTCGTAAAGGAAAAGCCCTCGGTGACACCGGCTCTGGAAAACTAgccaagaagaagagagaggtacagacagagaaCTATCTCAGTGTTTCCCATGTtatgagagagaggtacagacagagaaCTATCTCAGTGTTTCCCCATGTtatgagagagaggtacagacagagaaCTATCTCAGTGTTTCCCATGTTATGAGAGAGTTCTCAGACAGAGAACTATCTCAGTGTTTCCCCATGTTAtgagagagaggtcagtcagAGAACTATCTCAGTGTTTCCCATGTtatgagagagaggtacagacagagaaCTATCTCAGTGTTTCCCATGTtatgagagagaggtacagacagagaaCTATCTCAGTGTTTCCCATGTtatgagagagaggtacagacagagaaCTATCTCAGTGTTTCCCCATGTtatgagagagaggtacagacagagaaCTATCTCAGTGTTTCCCATGTTATGGCTGTAGGTCGGTAGTCTGTTTTTCTCATAGCTGACTGACCCCTCATGAGACTGCTGCTGGCTGATTGACCCTCATGAGACTGCTGCTGGGCTGGCTGATTGACCCTCATTAGACTGCTGCTGGCTGATTGACCCTCATGAGACTGCTGCTGGCTGATTGACCCTCATGAGACTGCTGCTGGCTGATTGATTGACCCTCATGAGACTGCTGCTGGCTGATTGATTGACCCTCATGAGACTGCTGCTGGCTGATTGATTGACCCTCATGAGACTGCTGCTGGCTGATTGATTGACCCTCATGAGACTGCTGCTGGCTGATTGACCCTCATGAGACTGCTGCTGGCTGATTGATTGACCCTCATGAGTCTGCTGCTGGCTGATTGACCCCTCATGAGACTGCTGCTGGGCTGATTGATTGACCCCTCATGAGACTGCTGCTGGGCTGATTGATTGACCCTCATGAGACTGCTGCTGGCTGATTGACCCCTCATGAGACTGCTGctgggctgactgactgaccctcaTGAGACTGCTGCTGGGCTGACTGATTGACCCTCATGAGACTCCTGCTGGGCTGACTGATTGACCCCTCATGAGACTAATGCTGGGCTGACTGATTGACCCTCATGAGACTGCTGCTGGGCTGACTGATTGACCCTCATGAGACTGCTGCTGGACTGGCTGATTGACCCCTCATGAGACTGCTGCTGGGCTGACTGATTGACCCTCATGAGACTGCTGGCTGATTGACCCTCATGAGACTGCTGCTGGGCTGACTGATTGACCCTCATGAGACTGCTGGCTGATTGACCCTCATGAGACTGCTGGCTGATTGACCCTCATGAGACTGCTGCTGGGCTGACTGATTGACCCTCATGAGACTGCTGGCTGATTGACCCTCATGAGACTGCTGGCTGATTGACCCTCATGAGACTGCTGCTGGGCTGACTGATAGGATCTAATGGgtggtcatctctctctctcctcccagcaggcccagtcctctctgttaggatctaatgggtggtcatctctatctctctcctcccagcaggcccagtcctctctgttaggatctaatgggtggtcatctgtctctctctcctcccagcaggcccagtcctctctgttaggatctaatgggtggtcatctctctctcctcccagcaggcccagtcctctctgttaggatctaatgggtggtcatctctctctctctcctcccagcaggcccagtcctctctgttaggatctaatgggtggtcatctctctctctctcctcccagcaggcccagtcctctctgttaggatctaatgggtggtcatctctctctctctcctcccagcaggcccagtcctctctgttaggatctaatgggtggtcatctctctctctcctcccagcaggcccagtcctctctgttaggatctaatgggtggtcactctctctcctcccagcaggcccagtcctctctgttaggatctaatgggtggtcatctctctctctctcctcccagcaggcccagtcctctgttaggatctaatgggtggtcacctctctctctctcctcccagcaggcccagtcctctctgttaggatctaatgggtggtcatctctctctctctcctcccagcaggcccagtcctctctgttGGATCTGATGGATGTTCCAGAATCGGACTCGGCCGACCCCTGGGgggcgagaggaggaggaggaggaggaggcgctgCCGCCGCACCAGACCCCTGGCAGGcctacggtacacacacacacacacacacacacacacacacacacacacacacacacacacacacacacacacacacacacacacacacacaccgtgtctgAATCCCCTTGTGCTCTAAAGTTATTTCGGTAAtgtgatataataataataaataataataaaatataatgtTTTATATTATGTGAAATGTAGATAATGGAGTGcttttaaatgccaggatgtaaAACTCATTTTGAGGgttttcatctagtagaattcactGCGTCACTAATTAGGAAGAGTCCTCTTTTTGATATCAAcatgtttgacaacagctgataatccagATTAGGAGGACGAGCTGTTCCCAAATGAACCAATGGGAGTCCCTGACTCAATACAACAGTATGATAATCCAGATTAGGGGGACGAGCTGTTCCCAAATGAACCAATGGGAGTCCCTGACTCaatacaacagctgataatccagattagggggacgagctgttcccaaatgaaccaatgggagtccctggaacaatacaacagctgataatccagATTAGGAGGACGAGCTGTTCCCAAATGAACCAATGGGAGTCCCTGGAACaatacaacagctgataatccagATTAGGGGACACGCTGTTCCCAAATGAACCAATGGGAGTCCCTGACTCAATACAACAGTTGATAATCCAGATTAGGGGACGAGCTGTTCCCAAATGAACCAATGGGAGTCCCTGAACaatacaacagctgataatccagattaggggacgagctgttcccaaatgaaccaatgggagtccctggaacaatacaacagctgataatccagATTAGGGGGACACGCTGTTCCCAAATGAACCAATGGGAGTCCCTGGAACaatacaacagctgataatccagATTAGGGGGACGAGCTGTTCCCAAATGAACCAATGGGAGTCCCTGGAACAATATAACAGCTGATAATCCAGATTAGGGGGACACGCTGTTCCCAAATGAACCAATGGGAGTCCCTGGAACaatacaacagctgataatccatATTAGGGGGACGAGCAGTTCCCAAATGAACCAATGGGAGTCCCTGACTCAATACAACAGTATGATAATCCAGATTAGGGGGACACGCTGTTCCCAAATGAACCAATGGGAGTCCCTGACTCaatacaacagctgataatccagattagggggacgagctgttcccaaatgaaccaatgggagtccctggaacaatacaacagctgataatccagATTAGGGGGACGAGCTGTTCCCAAATGAACCAATGGGAGTCCCTGACTCAATACAACAGTATGATAATCCAGATTAGGGGGACGAGCTGTTCCCAAATGAACCAATGGGAGTCCCTGGAACaatacaacagctgataatccagATTAGGGGGACGAGCTGTTCCCAAATGAACCAATGGGAGTCCCTGACTCAATACAACAGTATGATAATCCAGATTAGGGGGACGAGCTGTTCCCAAATGAACCAATGGGAGTCCCTGACTCAATACAACAGTATGATAATCCAGATTAGGGGGACGATCGGTTCCCAAATGAACCAATGGGAGTCCCTGGAACaatacaacagctgataatccagattagggggacgagctgttcccaaatgaaccaatgggagtccctgactcaatacaacagctgataatccagATTAGGAGGACGACCTGTTCCCAAATGAAACAATGGGAGTCCCTGACTCaatacaacagctgataatccagATTAGGGGGACGAGCTGTTCCCAAATGAACCAATGGGAGTCCCTGGCACAATACAGCAGTATGATAATCCAGATTAGGGGGACACGCTGTTCCCAGATGAACCAATGGGAGTCCCTGACTCAATACAACAGTATGATAATCCAGATTAGGGGTACGAGCTGTTCCCAAATGAACCAATGGGAGTCCCTGGAACAATACAACAGTTCATAATCCAGATTAGGGGCGAGCTGTTCCCAAATGAACCAATGGGAGTCCCTGGAACAATACAATGGGTGGAGAggcagggggtggagagagatgggggagaggcagggggtggagagagatgggggagaggcagggggtggagagagaggggagaggcggggggtggagagggatggggggggggtggagggggtggagagtgcGGGGGGgggctggggggagaggggggacagagagagggggggacagagagaggggagagggggatgccagagagagggggtggagagagggggaggacagagagggggacggagagagagaggggacagagagagaggggggctgaggggagagggggacagagagaggggagagggggatgccagagagagggggtggagagagggggaggacagagagggggacggagagagagaggggacagagagagagggtggggactGAGGGGGGGGgacgggggagggggggggacggACGGAgaggggggacggagagagagaggggacagagagagagggtggggagagggggagagagggggacagagagggggaggagagagggggcggagagagaggggggactgagggggagggcggagagagagaggggggactgaGGGGGACGGAGAAAGGGGGGACGGAGAGAAGAGGGgcgggacggagagagagaggggggactgagagggggacggagagagaggggacggacggacggagaaggagagagggggacggagagagaggggacggacggacggagaaggagagaggggggactgagggggagagagagagggggacggacagacggagagggagagagaggggggactgaggggggacagagagagagggggggagagagagggggggacggacggacggagagggagagagagggggtacggccggagagagggggggagagagatgttaGTCGTCCAGAACAGTAGTGATCTGAAAACGAGGGAACAGCATTGTGACAGACAGCAGGAATGACTTGTCATCTGTCTACTGGGGGGGACtcatgttgtgtctgtgtgtgtccaggtgcaGCCCCAAAGCCAGTGGCTCCAGTAGACCCCTGGGGGCCCCCGtcctcctctgtttcccccatgaaGAGCAGTGATCCCTGGGGAACCAACCCTGCTCCCGACCCCTGGGGTTCTGGAGGAACCTCCTACGCAggtacacctcaacaccagggtttagttagccggtagtagctggctcctacacctcaacaccagggtttagttagccggtagtagctggcacctacacctcaacaccagggtttagttagccggtagtagctggcacctacacctcaacaccagggtttagttagccggtagtagctggctcctactcctcaacaccagggtttagttagccggtagtagctggcacctacacctcaacaccagggtttagttagccggtagtagctggctcctacacctcaacgccagggtttagttagccggtagtagctggtacacctcaacaccagggtttagttagcggtagtagctggctcctacacctcaacaccagggtttagttagccggtagtagctggctcctacacctcaacaccagggtttagttagccggtagtagctggctcctacacctcaacgccagggtttagttagccggtagtagctggctcctactcctcaacgccagggtttagttagccggtagtagctggctcctactcctcaacaccagggtttagttagccggtagtagctggctcctacacctcaacaccagggtttagttagccggtagtagctggctcctactcctcaacgccagggtttagttagccggtagtagctggctcctactcctcaacaccagggtttagttagccggtagtagctggctcctacacctcaacgccagggtttagttagccggtagtagctggtacacctcaacaccagggtttagttagccggtagtagctggctcctacacttcaacaccagggtttagttagccggtagtagctggtacacctcaacaccagggtttagttagccggtagtagctggcacctacacctcaacaccagggtttagttagccggtagtagctggctcctacacctcaacaccagggtttagttagccggtagtagctggtacacctcaacaccagggtttagttagccggtagtagctggctcctatacctcaacaccagggtttagttagccggtagtagctggctcctacacctcaacaccagggtttagttagccggtagtagctggctcctacacctcaacgccagggtttagttagccggtagtagctggctcctactcctcaacaccagggtttagttagccggtagtagctggtacacctcaacaccagggtttagttagccggtagtagctggctcctacacctcaacgccagggtttagttagccggtagtagctggctcctacacctcaacatcagggtttagttagccggtagtagctggctcctactcctcaacaccagggtttagttagccggtagtagctgatATTTTAGTTCATGTTTTGAGGTAATGTTTACCCTTTTTAAGGTAGCATCGTCAAAACCCAACCTGAGATGTTTAGGGAATTACTTCATCAAGACTTCCTCGTGGGCCGTTGAAACCAGCATTTCTGTCCTCTTCTTCTGGTTTTCTAATCAACTTTCTTTTGTTGTCCGGAAGCCAAAGGTACAATCCTCGTCGTATTGAGGACCCGTTGTGTGAGGGCGGGTCCCGGTCTGTATTGAGGGCGGGCCCCGGTCTGTATTGAGGGCGGGCCCGGTCTGTATTGAGGGCGGGTCCCGGTCTGTATTGAGGGCGGGTCCCGGTCTGTATTGAGGGCGGGCCCCGGTCGGTGCGTATTGAGGGCGGGCCCCGGTCCAGGTCTGCATTGAGGGCGGCCCCGGTCTGTATTGAGGGCGGGCCCGGTCTGTATTGAGGGCGGGCCCCGGTCTGTATTGAGGGTCCCGGGCCCCGGTCTGTATTGAGGATGGTCCCGGGCCCCGGTCTGTATTGAGGAGGGTCCCGGGCCCCGGTCTGTATTGAGGAGGGTCCCGGGCCCCGGTCTGTATTGAGGAGGGTCCCGGGCCCCGGTCTGTATTGAGGGGGGTCCCGGGCCCCGGTCTGTATTGAGGGGGTCCCGGGCCCCGGTCTGTATTGAGGAGGGTCCCGGGCCCCGGTCTGTATTGAGGAGGGTCCCGGGCCCCGGTCTGTATTGAGGGCGGGCTCAAATGtctgagtcagtaagtattcaacccacagttgaaactggagcagcagcatgaccaggtggactggggacaacaaggactCATCAGCCAgggttaatctctctctctctctctctctctctctctctctctgtctctctctctgtctctctctctgtctctctctctgtctctctctctgtctctctctctctctctctctctgtctctctctctctctctctctctctctgtctctctctctctctgtctctgtctctctctttctcttgctttcactctctttcactctctttctttctctctctttctctctctctctgtgtaatccTCTAGGTGGTCTCTCCTCCCTGACTAGTGGTACCGGGGACCTGTTTGACCCTCTGCCCAACAGGAAGACCCCAGAGTCCTTCCTGGGTCCTAATGCAGCATTGGTCAACCTGGACTCACTGGTCACCAAGCCTCCTCAGCCTGCTCCTATTGTCAACCCCTTCCTCGCTGCCGCAGGTAccgacacccccccccctccctcccccgtaCCGAGACACCCAGTACTGGACAGATGGTACACCAGCGGTCCTCTGGGACCCACCCAAGGTGTACACGTTTTGGGTTTTTGGCCcccatcaaagcttgatgattagtttt
Coding sequences within it:
- the LOC121843487 gene encoding epsin-2-like gives rise to the protein HVSGSRLRVGTGPPQTSGEEELQLQLALAMSREAAEQEDRMRRGDDLRLQMALEESRKGKALGDTGSGKLAKKKREQAQSSLLDLMDVPESDSADPWGARGGGGGGGAAAAPDPWQAYGAAPKPVAPVDPWGPPSSSVSPMKSSDPWGTNPAPDPWGSGGTSYAGGLSSLTSGTGDLFDPLPNRKTPESFLGPNAALVNLDSLVTKPPQPAPIVNPFLAAAGAAPVAAPQANPFQMGQPNPPTLNQMRVSPMPGLSLGGGAGFSSLSSMVDPLPPLTGHMVPGVGGMGGFPASMPLTQPLFGSALPPTAGTQPPGTTNPFLL